A window of the Tropheryma whipplei str. Twist genome harbors these coding sequences:
- a CDS encoding glycine--tRNA ligase has translation MQKHTPRMQDTILILQTYWAHRGCLVFQPMNTEVGAGTANPATLLGVLGDKTWGVAYVEPCVRPDDSRYGINPSRLQCHTQFQVLLKPEPGNPQEMYLESLEAIGIDLKKHDIRFVEDNWESPALGAWGLGWEIWLDGLEITQFTYFQQVGGVPLKTSAVEITYGIERIMMALQKVSHFKDIEYSKNISYGELFAQNEREMSAYYLEKANIERNKQLFEIYSDEAKMLLRAGLPLPAYTFVLKCSHVFNILDARGAISTAERAKAFSLMRTLTKEISATWVESRSNGEVSDDTVHTKGIDIAIEKPPDMKDPVTKGPETVLFEIGTEEMPSTQEIITTVENTLREKLGRSQLKFEKYSVDATPRRIVIRIYKMHPRQSDSSVRIRGPKVEAAFDDDKKPTDALTGFLKANGKSLDEIEIAVHKNRRHVFITKNIPGQSAAKLLEQIFAEIVLEIRSSRNMRWNDPKLVFSRPIRWLVALYGQRQLNIRVSLLESGMHTRVLRNSKTPIVPVKAADNYEEFLTRNGVILSRSKRREIIFESANLAAKSVSCEIDFSTQPIEEITDLVEAPSLVICRFEKKYLELPEVVLNAIMKKQKYITLSEKCATCKRIQREKCDQKTISQHFITFANGLCDKETVRSGNEAVIRTRFEDALFFQEADSKLSPENLYKMLDGLVYEEKLGSYLQKSQRIQRITDELLALMKADKNLSNTARQSAAIAKFDLASQMVTEMPELSGFMAKIYAQRAGKPPEVAQALEDMEAPRSAGKSLPVTQAGAILSIADRLDQLVAMTALGITSTGSSDLFGVRRTASGLVDILRVLPQKYDLNPIDIRVAVGKVVDIMQGYIMEHRGISNVILDGVEDSIVDLILGRWRHRISDSQSRTLSMDTASLQNIVYAAQKTVLSEADKTFSQLCQIRQKSQFLEIVQCLKRIDRICKNFYFERNDAPLKSVHEQNLINTFEAIRQTNRTDLEGFYRAAKNLPEAVNNFFDNTLVMTPEEEIRTARLGLLCAIRSYSWKYAAWDYI, from the coding sequence GTGCAGAAACACACACCCAGAATGCAAGACACGATTCTCATTCTTCAGACATATTGGGCTCACAGAGGGTGTCTCGTATTTCAGCCGATGAATACTGAAGTTGGTGCGGGGACCGCGAACCCGGCAACTCTGCTGGGAGTGCTGGGTGACAAGACCTGGGGTGTTGCGTATGTTGAGCCATGTGTTAGACCTGACGACTCGCGCTATGGTATAAACCCGAGCAGACTGCAGTGCCACACGCAATTCCAGGTTCTCCTAAAACCCGAACCTGGCAATCCGCAAGAGATGTACTTAGAAAGTCTGGAAGCCATCGGAATTGACCTTAAAAAACACGATATACGTTTTGTTGAGGATAACTGGGAAAGTCCTGCATTGGGCGCTTGGGGCCTTGGGTGGGAGATATGGCTTGATGGACTTGAAATAACCCAATTCACATATTTTCAGCAGGTTGGTGGGGTGCCGCTAAAGACAAGTGCGGTTGAAATAACCTATGGAATTGAAAGAATAATGATGGCCCTTCAGAAGGTTAGTCACTTCAAAGACATAGAGTATTCGAAGAATATAAGCTATGGTGAATTGTTTGCGCAGAACGAACGCGAGATGTCAGCTTATTACCTCGAGAAAGCAAATATCGAGAGAAATAAACAGCTCTTCGAGATATATTCCGATGAGGCTAAGATGCTTTTACGCGCTGGCCTTCCTCTTCCCGCATACACATTTGTACTGAAGTGCAGCCACGTTTTCAATATTCTTGATGCAAGGGGTGCAATTAGCACCGCTGAACGCGCGAAAGCGTTCTCACTGATGCGTACACTAACCAAAGAGATTTCTGCTACGTGGGTCGAAAGTAGATCAAATGGTGAGGTGAGTGACGATACAGTACACACAAAAGGCATCGATATAGCGATAGAAAAACCGCCAGACATGAAAGACCCTGTAACAAAGGGCCCGGAAACTGTCCTGTTTGAAATCGGAACAGAAGAAATGCCCAGCACACAAGAAATCATCACTACTGTTGAAAACACGCTTAGAGAAAAACTGGGAAGGTCGCAACTTAAGTTTGAGAAATATAGCGTGGATGCAACGCCAAGAAGAATTGTTATACGAATCTATAAAATGCACCCCAGGCAAAGTGACTCGAGTGTGCGAATAAGAGGACCAAAGGTAGAAGCGGCATTTGATGATGATAAAAAACCAACAGATGCACTAACCGGGTTTTTAAAAGCAAATGGTAAGAGTCTTGACGAAATAGAAATTGCTGTCCACAAAAACAGAAGGCATGTCTTCATAACAAAAAACATTCCAGGACAGTCCGCAGCCAAACTCCTTGAGCAGATATTTGCCGAAATCGTTCTAGAAATCCGGAGTTCGCGGAATATGCGCTGGAATGACCCAAAATTGGTATTCTCCAGGCCAATAAGATGGCTTGTTGCATTGTATGGACAAAGACAGCTTAATATAAGGGTATCTTTGTTGGAATCCGGGATGCATACGCGTGTTTTGCGCAATAGTAAAACCCCTATCGTGCCGGTAAAGGCCGCCGACAATTACGAAGAATTTCTTACACGAAACGGTGTAATCCTCTCCAGAAGCAAAAGACGAGAAATAATCTTTGAATCCGCTAATCTCGCTGCTAAAAGTGTTTCTTGTGAAATCGACTTTTCAACTCAGCCAATTGAAGAAATAACGGATTTAGTTGAGGCGCCAAGTTTGGTGATATGCAGATTTGAAAAAAAGTATTTGGAGCTGCCGGAAGTTGTCTTGAATGCAATTATGAAAAAGCAAAAGTACATAACGCTATCTGAAAAATGTGCAACTTGCAAACGTATACAGCGTGAAAAATGTGATCAAAAAACCATAAGTCAGCACTTCATAACCTTCGCAAATGGCCTGTGCGATAAAGAAACTGTGCGATCCGGGAATGAGGCTGTAATAAGAACTCGCTTTGAAGATGCCCTCTTTTTTCAGGAGGCAGATTCTAAACTGTCACCCGAAAATTTGTACAAAATGCTTGACGGCCTTGTGTATGAGGAAAAACTGGGAAGCTATTTGCAAAAATCACAGCGCATACAAAGGATTACAGACGAGCTGCTTGCACTTATGAAGGCTGATAAAAATCTTTCGAATACAGCAAGACAATCAGCGGCAATAGCAAAATTCGACCTTGCCTCACAAATGGTAACCGAAATGCCAGAACTTTCGGGTTTTATGGCAAAAATATATGCACAGCGGGCTGGAAAGCCGCCTGAAGTCGCACAAGCGCTGGAAGACATGGAGGCACCCAGAAGTGCGGGAAAATCACTGCCCGTAACACAAGCCGGTGCGATATTGTCAATCGCAGATCGCTTGGATCAATTAGTTGCGATGACCGCTCTGGGGATAACCTCAACAGGCAGTTCGGATCTGTTTGGGGTAAGGCGTACCGCAAGTGGACTTGTTGACATTCTGCGTGTTTTGCCGCAGAAGTATGATCTTAATCCAATTGATATTCGGGTTGCTGTTGGGAAAGTTGTTGACATTATGCAGGGTTACATTATGGAGCACCGCGGCATAAGCAATGTGATTCTGGATGGTGTAGAGGACTCTATTGTTGACCTGATCCTGGGAAGGTGGCGACATCGCATTTCAGACAGTCAATCAAGGACTTTATCCATGGACACAGCTTCCCTTCAAAATATCGTATATGCTGCCCAAAAGACAGTACTTTCCGAAGCAGATAAGACATTTTCGCAACTCTGTCAGATTAGACAGAAAAGTCAATTTCTGGAGATAGTGCAGTGTTTGAAACGGATTGACAGGATCTGTAAAAACTTCTATTTTGAGAGGAATGATGCACCCCTCAAATCTGTGCACGAGCAAAACCTAATAAACACATTTGAAGCGATCAGGCAAACGAATCGCACTGATTTGGAAGGATTCTACCGTGCAGCAAAAAATTTACCGGAAGCTGTGAATAATTTTTTCGATAATACGCTTGTTATGACTCCAGAAGAAGAAATCCGCACGGCGAGACTGGGACTATTGTGTGCTATACGAAGCTATTCATGGAAATATGCTGCTTGGGACTACATATAA
- a CDS encoding leucyl aminopeptidase, with the protein MEGIYSRVGARSLFNMSDYTNTVTVEITSDDSLVADVIVVPVASGAVPRLPEDSKFRAYEDILQKLGVTGSKDELTRIPLDGSKHVVLAFIGVGKAFSATELMFAAGSAVRQIGARCIQIDFSVTQKDKLSAIVEGAFLGAYRFDKYRSKKSECPEVIRVSHNINGITDSECRQIIARAKVIAGSVGLAKDLVNTTGDDLYPAQFASFVAKDLEGIDHISVESWDEKRLQEKSCGGILGVGRGSNFPPRLVKISYTPGQYKKHLSLVGKGITFDTGGLSLKPASAMLGMKYDMTGAANVFAVLRIVALLRLSVRVTGWLCLAENMLSGSAIRPGDILRTYSGKTVEVTNTDAEGRLVLADGLALAGDERPDVIIDIATLTGAAKVALGESCSGLMGNNPDLLCSLEVAAKSVGEKFLAVPIDDDALQKALKSDIADIVNVPTSNKVPGMQFGAVFLKEFETTNDSGEAIPWAHLDVAGPANASYDTGFNSCGPTGVAVRSLVEFCRCLSSAPERKLF; encoded by the coding sequence TTGGAAGGGATCTACTCGCGCGTGGGCGCGCGCAGTCTGTTTAACATGAGTGATTACACGAATACTGTGACCGTAGAGATTACAAGTGACGATTCACTTGTGGCAGATGTCATCGTGGTTCCTGTAGCTTCTGGCGCAGTGCCAAGGCTGCCCGAAGACTCTAAATTTAGAGCGTACGAGGATATCCTTCAAAAGCTTGGTGTAACAGGATCCAAGGATGAGCTCACTCGCATTCCCCTTGACGGTAGTAAACATGTTGTTCTGGCTTTTATAGGGGTTGGCAAGGCATTTTCTGCGACAGAATTAATGTTCGCAGCTGGATCTGCGGTAAGGCAAATTGGTGCCAGATGTATTCAGATCGACTTCTCTGTGACGCAGAAGGATAAGCTTAGTGCCATCGTAGAAGGTGCATTTCTTGGAGCATACAGATTTGATAAATATCGCAGCAAGAAGAGCGAGTGTCCCGAAGTAATACGTGTCTCTCATAACATAAACGGCATAACGGATAGTGAGTGCAGGCAGATAATTGCCCGCGCTAAGGTTATTGCAGGATCAGTTGGCCTTGCGAAGGACCTTGTGAACACAACCGGGGATGACCTGTATCCTGCGCAGTTTGCCAGTTTTGTTGCGAAGGACCTGGAGGGTATTGACCACATTTCTGTTGAATCTTGGGATGAAAAGCGCCTTCAGGAAAAGTCTTGCGGTGGAATTCTTGGTGTTGGGCGCGGGTCTAATTTCCCGCCGCGGCTTGTGAAGATCTCGTACACTCCCGGGCAATACAAGAAGCACTTGAGTTTGGTGGGTAAAGGAATCACTTTCGACACTGGTGGTTTGTCGCTAAAACCGGCATCTGCAATGCTCGGCATGAAATACGACATGACCGGGGCCGCTAATGTATTTGCCGTGCTCAGAATTGTCGCTCTTCTGCGTTTGTCTGTGAGGGTGACGGGGTGGTTATGTCTTGCGGAAAATATGCTGTCAGGAAGTGCTATCCGCCCTGGGGATATACTTCGAACGTACAGCGGAAAAACGGTCGAGGTAACGAATACTGATGCAGAGGGCAGGTTAGTTTTAGCCGATGGGCTTGCCCTTGCTGGTGACGAAAGGCCAGATGTAATTATTGATATTGCGACATTAACGGGCGCAGCAAAAGTTGCCCTAGGAGAAAGTTGTTCGGGGCTTATGGGTAATAATCCCGACCTGCTTTGTTCGCTTGAGGTTGCGGCGAAAAGTGTTGGGGAGAAGTTTCTTGCTGTCCCAATAGATGATGATGCCTTACAAAAGGCGTTAAAGTCTGATATCGCAGATATTGTCAATGTGCCAACTTCAAATAAAGTACCTGGGATGCAGTTTGGTGCTGTCTTTCTCAAAGAATTTGAGACAACAAATGACTCGGGCGAGGCTATCCCATGGGCCCATCTGGATGTTGCAGGTCCAGCAAATGCATCTTACGACACCGGATTTAATTCTTGCGGCCCGACTGGCGTGGCTGTAAGGTCCCTTGTTGAATTTTGCCGATGCCTGTCTTCTGCTCCAGAGCGAAAGCTGTTCTAG
- the lpdA gene encoding dihydrolipoyl dehydrogenase: MDYDLIVLGAGSAGYATAIRATQLGMKVALAEGDKVGGTCLHRGCIPTKSLVQCAKAAHIAKNASKFGVINSFSGVDINAVNVFKNGIVESKYRGLQSLLRSYGIHVYPNFATLSSQNSVRIGTEDITGKNIVIATGSRPKGIPGLSGGCIFDSDSILEIDHLPSSLAIIGGGVIGVEFASIFNYLGVDVSILEAQETLIPSEERGVSKQLERVFRRRGIKLYLGHKIMDVSQTDGVVVSLDSNEKVNADLLLVAIGRAPATDAIGKVGIEIDGGAISVDEKLRTSVPNVFAAGDVVGGLQLAHRGYQQGIYLAEQIAGLDPSAVADINIPRVIYTSPEVASVGYTEAGAAEIYGVNEIVTYEYNLAGNAKSSIMGAAGSIKVVQHKNKDVLGVHMVGDGVSELVSEAQLIVNWEANPSDVASLIHPHPTQAEAIGEAMLALAGKPLHGI; the protein is encoded by the coding sequence ATGGACTACGATCTGATAGTTCTTGGTGCGGGAAGTGCCGGTTACGCGACTGCTATACGCGCAACGCAATTAGGTATGAAGGTTGCACTTGCTGAGGGGGATAAAGTTGGCGGGACATGCCTGCATAGGGGATGTATCCCAACAAAATCGCTTGTACAATGTGCAAAAGCTGCCCATATTGCCAAAAATGCGTCAAAATTTGGGGTTATAAATAGTTTTTCTGGTGTTGATATAAATGCTGTAAATGTCTTCAAGAATGGCATTGTTGAAAGTAAGTACCGTGGGCTACAGTCACTTTTGAGATCCTACGGTATCCATGTCTACCCGAATTTTGCAACGCTTAGTTCACAAAACTCTGTTCGGATCGGCACAGAAGATATTACAGGGAAAAACATAGTGATCGCAACAGGTTCTAGACCGAAAGGCATACCGGGATTAAGCGGGGGGTGCATCTTTGACAGCGATTCTATTCTCGAGATAGATCATCTCCCGTCGAGTCTTGCCATTATTGGCGGGGGTGTAATAGGCGTCGAGTTTGCAAGTATCTTTAATTATCTCGGTGTTGATGTGAGCATACTCGAGGCTCAAGAAACTCTTATTCCTTCCGAGGAGCGAGGTGTTAGCAAACAGCTCGAACGGGTTTTCAGGCGAAGAGGTATAAAGCTTTATCTGGGGCACAAAATAATGGATGTGTCACAGACAGATGGTGTGGTGGTATCCCTTGATTCAAACGAAAAAGTAAATGCTGACCTGCTTCTGGTGGCAATTGGCAGGGCACCCGCAACAGATGCAATAGGCAAAGTTGGAATAGAAATTGATGGAGGTGCCATCTCTGTTGATGAAAAACTGAGGACAAGTGTGCCTAATGTATTCGCTGCGGGAGATGTTGTAGGTGGTCTACAGCTTGCGCACAGGGGGTATCAGCAGGGCATATATTTGGCTGAACAAATTGCTGGTCTTGACCCATCCGCTGTGGCAGACATTAATATCCCGAGGGTGATTTACACAAGCCCAGAAGTCGCATCTGTCGGATATACAGAAGCTGGGGCAGCAGAGATATATGGCGTGAATGAAATAGTTACCTATGAATACAATCTCGCTGGCAATGCAAAAAGTTCCATTATGGGGGCTGCGGGAAGCATTAAGGTGGTCCAGCACAAAAACAAGGACGTCCTTGGGGTTCATATGGTCGGCGATGGGGTTAGTGAGCTTGTATCCGAGGCTCAATTGATTGTAAATTGGGAAGCCAACCCATCAGATGTTGCATCGCTTATTCATCCACATCCAACCCAGGCAGAAGCTATCGGCGAAGCGATGCTTGCACTCGCAGGGAAACCCCTACATGGTATTTAG
- the sucB gene encoding 2-oxoglutarate dehydrogenase, E2 component, dihydrolipoamide succinyltransferase yields the protein MSEDFILPALGESVSECVITRWLKEAGDRVEVDEPLVEVSTDKVDTELPSTLTGILEEILVQRDETAKPGQILARIAVDKDETKSNFDHGVKQSDVITGDSTGNLLGNTRPIEDTGWPVTLHTAESKPDLSAKADHIGDEGDKQGNLPTAHNAEIPYATPIVRQLARKLNIDLTNIVGSGVGNRILREDVLLASNRTTNTSTECAQNIPSSPEHDKSAASFDSEVSELRGTRIKMSRLRNIIAERAVHSMQNTAQLSTVIEVDLTRIVDYRNSIKEKFKEAEGVNLTVLPFIINATVQALRKYPVINSHIVDDQIVFPDYENISLAVDTERGLLTPVIKNAGDMTVAQFAKSVFDLARRARNNKLSPDELTGGTFTVTNTGSRGALFDTPVVFLPQLAILGIGAIARRPVIVLDAQGNECISIRSVAFFALSYDHRVIDGADAARFLGYIKSLLETGNCTV from the coding sequence ATGAGTGAGGACTTTATCCTGCCCGCATTGGGTGAAAGCGTAAGTGAGTGCGTCATAACTCGCTGGCTCAAAGAAGCTGGGGATCGGGTTGAAGTTGATGAACCACTGGTTGAAGTCTCAACGGATAAAGTTGATACCGAGCTTCCGTCCACTTTAACTGGGATATTGGAAGAAATACTTGTTCAGCGCGATGAAACGGCAAAACCTGGGCAGATTCTCGCTAGGATAGCAGTCGATAAAGATGAGACGAAAAGCAATTTTGACCACGGGGTAAAACAATCAGATGTAATAACAGGGGATTCCACCGGTAACCTGTTAGGCAATACTCGTCCAATCGAAGATACTGGATGGCCAGTCACACTGCATACCGCAGAGAGCAAACCGGATCTATCAGCAAAAGCAGATCATATTGGAGATGAAGGCGACAAGCAAGGCAATTTGCCTACTGCGCATAATGCAGAAATACCGTACGCAACACCGATTGTTAGACAGCTTGCAAGAAAACTGAATATTGATCTAACTAACATAGTCGGGAGCGGAGTGGGCAACAGAATCCTAAGGGAGGATGTATTGTTGGCGAGTAACCGCACAACAAATACCTCAACCGAATGTGCTCAAAACATCCCATCAAGTCCAGAACATGACAAAAGTGCCGCAAGCTTTGACAGCGAAGTATCAGAACTCCGTGGGACGCGGATTAAGATGTCTCGCCTGCGCAACATAATAGCTGAGAGGGCTGTTCATTCAATGCAGAACACCGCACAGCTTAGCACTGTAATTGAGGTAGATCTAACAAGGATAGTTGACTATCGCAATAGCATAAAAGAAAAATTCAAAGAAGCGGAGGGTGTGAATCTAACCGTCCTACCGTTTATAATCAACGCCACAGTTCAAGCACTTAGAAAATATCCAGTTATTAATTCCCATATTGTGGATGATCAAATAGTTTTTCCGGATTATGAAAATATTTCACTTGCTGTTGACACCGAAAGAGGGTTGCTGACACCCGTAATAAAAAACGCTGGAGATATGACGGTGGCGCAATTTGCAAAAAGTGTTTTTGATCTGGCGCGAAGGGCACGTAACAACAAACTATCTCCAGATGAACTTACCGGTGGAACATTTACAGTCACGAATACCGGTTCCCGAGGTGCTCTATTTGATACGCCGGTTGTATTTCTTCCGCAACTCGCGATTTTGGGAATTGGTGCTATTGCAAGGCGTCCGGTAATTGTGTTAGACGCGCAAGGAAACGAGTGTATCTCGATAAGATCCGTGGCGTTTTTTGCCCTATCGTACGACCATAGGGTTATTGATGGCGCGGATGCTGCTAGGTTTTTAGGATACATAAAATCCCTGCTTGAAACGGGAAATTGTACAGTTTAG
- a CDS encoding DUF3515 family protein gives MYSLACNGFKVATMGVSCKTVCAFIVSSALFGCSTAIVLEPAQSANNPNCAAVTVRLPQVLGNLVSRKTTAQATAAWGEPLGAVLRCGLPVQKPTTELCVSVNNVDWVINDKFNTNIHGVKFNVRAVTYGRSPAAEVFLDNFKISPATALATLGLAVNYLPKVASCS, from the coding sequence TTGTACAGTTTAGCGTGCAATGGATTTAAGGTTGCTACGATGGGAGTTTCCTGCAAAACCGTGTGTGCCTTTATTGTTAGCTCTGCGCTTTTTGGCTGCAGCACGGCTATTGTGCTTGAACCCGCACAAAGTGCGAATAACCCGAATTGTGCAGCTGTTACAGTAAGACTTCCGCAAGTACTGGGAAATCTGGTAAGCAGAAAAACAACTGCCCAGGCAACAGCTGCATGGGGAGAACCATTGGGAGCCGTGTTGCGTTGCGGACTTCCTGTGCAAAAGCCGACAACTGAATTGTGTGTCAGTGTAAACAATGTTGACTGGGTAATAAATGACAAATTTAATACAAATATTCATGGGGTAAAGTTCAATGTAAGAGCCGTTACCTACGGGCGATCGCCGGCAGCTGAGGTGTTTTTGGACAATTTTAAAATATCACCAGCAACAGCACTGGCAACACTTGGGTTGGCGGTAAATTACCTGCCAAAAGTGGCTTCATGCAGTTGA
- a CDS encoding D-alanine--D-alanine ligase family protein: MRRLLLLFGGRSQEHSVSYASARALLEHICDEWTVIPVGITKHGDFVYCSTVSEQDYGEVIDNGNRVVWPSRAGCKKIEVVQARGKSFFVEFDLVFPLLHGVFGEDGTIQGMLDLLDIPYVGSGVFASAAAMDKHYTKILCSHAGIPVLPWYLIKGHAWHKNRDSFLKQISDRFTFPLFVKPVDAGSSFGCTFVDFFEQLPVAIEHALQHGKSAIVEPALDAPEVFCSLIENNGVLQCSELVFVKHSGSKFYDYSAKYLNPVEFVIPAQFDNTDGYAEIASKVFFELGCRHYARIDFFVTESGLVLNEINTSPGLTQKSIFPSSFKSMQYSQVIETILASAYCQVKR, translated from the coding sequence ATGCGCAGGTTGCTCTTATTATTTGGTGGTCGCTCACAAGAGCATTCGGTTAGTTATGCATCGGCCAGGGCGTTGCTTGAACATATATGCGATGAATGGACTGTAATTCCTGTTGGCATAACAAAACACGGCGATTTTGTATACTGCAGCACTGTGTCAGAGCAGGATTATGGCGAAGTCATTGATAATGGTAATAGAGTTGTTTGGCCCAGCCGCGCGGGGTGCAAAAAAATTGAGGTAGTCCAGGCTCGCGGCAAAAGCTTTTTTGTTGAGTTCGATCTCGTATTTCCTCTCCTTCATGGGGTGTTTGGTGAAGACGGAACAATCCAGGGGATGCTTGACCTGCTTGATATTCCTTATGTTGGTTCCGGAGTATTTGCAAGTGCAGCTGCGATGGATAAGCACTATACAAAAATACTGTGTTCCCACGCGGGCATTCCGGTTCTGCCGTGGTATCTCATTAAGGGGCATGCTTGGCATAAGAACAGAGATTCTTTTTTGAAGCAAATTTCTGACAGATTTACCTTTCCTCTGTTTGTGAAGCCTGTTGATGCTGGCTCGAGTTTTGGTTGCACTTTTGTTGATTTTTTCGAGCAATTGCCAGTGGCTATAGAACATGCTCTTCAACACGGAAAATCTGCTATTGTTGAGCCTGCCCTTGATGCTCCAGAAGTTTTTTGCTCACTCATTGAAAATAATGGGGTATTGCAGTGCTCTGAACTCGTTTTTGTAAAACATAGTGGCAGTAAGTTTTATGATTATTCCGCCAAATACCTGAACCCGGTTGAGTTTGTGATTCCAGCTCAGTTTGACAATACCGACGGATATGCCGAGATTGCTTCAAAAGTTTTTTTCGAGCTTGGCTGTCGCCACTACGCTCGGATTGATTTTTTTGTTACAGAATCGGGTCTTGTTCTAAATGAGATTAACACATCACCCGGCCTCACTCAGAAATCGATTTTTCCATCAAGCTTTAAGTCGATGCAATACAGTCAAGTTATAGAGACTATTCTTGCCTCAGCCTACTGCCAGGTCAAACGCTAA
- a CDS encoding NAD(P)H-dependent glycerol-3-phosphate dehydrogenase has product MRQASCDMKEGGLRNKVAVIGSGSWGTAIANLLCKAGNETILWGRDENVIDEINNARVNSKYLPGVELFLRATCDLDYAVADASHVYIALPSFALSKVLPKLSLDKFSIVISLIKCLEPDTGRRMSEVISEALDLGHNRLAVISGPNLALEVANDEPSVSVVASANIATANIVAGTLKCPGFYCIPSSDIKGVEICAASKNLVALISGIARGMDLGDNTRAALITLGFRELLRLVLENGGTEETVFGVAGLGDVVATCNSHLSRNNKAGVLLAKGAPLDEVKQTAEGVVAISGVLALAERSGVYMPIAQALSQVISGKRTAHSLLDICFSLA; this is encoded by the coding sequence ATGAGACAGGCTTCATGCGACATGAAAGAGGGTGGGTTGCGCAATAAAGTCGCTGTTATAGGTTCTGGATCATGGGGGACCGCCATTGCCAATCTGCTTTGTAAGGCGGGGAATGAAACTATTCTATGGGGCAGGGATGAAAATGTTATTGATGAGATAAATAACGCCAGAGTCAATTCGAAATATCTTCCAGGAGTAGAATTATTCCTACGGGCAACTTGTGATCTTGATTATGCCGTTGCCGACGCCTCCCATGTATACATAGCATTACCGAGCTTTGCGCTATCAAAAGTATTACCCAAATTATCCCTGGATAAGTTTTCCATTGTAATAAGTCTTATAAAGTGTCTTGAGCCTGACACGGGCAGACGGATGAGTGAGGTTATTTCGGAGGCTTTGGACCTCGGTCACAATCGCCTTGCCGTCATAAGCGGCCCTAATCTCGCACTTGAAGTGGCCAATGACGAACCCAGTGTGTCGGTTGTTGCGTCTGCGAATATTGCAACAGCGAATATTGTGGCTGGCACTCTGAAGTGTCCTGGGTTTTATTGCATTCCAAGTTCCGACATCAAAGGTGTTGAAATATGTGCTGCCTCAAAAAATCTGGTTGCACTAATATCTGGAATAGCCAGAGGTATGGATCTTGGGGATAATACACGGGCTGCGCTAATAACGCTCGGATTCAGAGAGCTCTTGCGTCTTGTGCTTGAAAATGGTGGTACTGAGGAAACTGTTTTTGGCGTAGCGGGCCTGGGTGATGTGGTGGCAACGTGCAATTCTCATTTGTCAAGAAATAACAAAGCAGGAGTTTTGCTTGCAAAGGGTGCCCCCCTTGATGAGGTAAAACAAACCGCAGAGGGGGTTGTTGCCATTTCGGGCGTTCTCGCCCTCGCGGAACGCAGTGGTGTATACATGCCAATTGCGCAAGCGTTAAGTCAGGTTATTAGCGGTAAACGAACGGCACATTCGCTTCTGGATATTTGTTTTAGCCTGGCGTAA
- a CDS encoding lysophospholipid acyltransferase family protein: MKETRLPSRFWVFTFLINPLVRLLFRYTLRGNVPLRGPVIIVANHNSELDPILFAIAIWRMGRKPYFMAKRQLFSVPALGACLRFLRQIPVTRPSDTPCGDMTENTHAPSLLTAIRRLRAGGVIVLYPEGSVTRHPELWLDSFNPGFVHLASLTGTPIICAAQWGAQKTLPYGKKLPKFGLRNAYSVVFCAPVHIPRKKLSDEEIKRFSNLMKEKINTALAAIRLSDETGFMRHERGWVAQ, from the coding sequence ATGAAGGAAACGCGTTTGCCTTCGCGCTTTTGGGTTTTTACGTTTCTTATCAATCCCCTTGTGCGGCTCTTGTTTCGTTACACACTGCGGGGTAATGTTCCGCTAAGGGGTCCTGTTATCATCGTTGCAAATCACAATAGTGAACTAGATCCGATTTTATTTGCGATAGCTATTTGGCGCATGGGTCGAAAGCCATATTTTATGGCGAAGCGTCAGTTATTTTCCGTGCCTGCCTTAGGTGCATGCCTGAGGTTCTTGCGGCAGATTCCTGTTACCCGACCCTCTGATACGCCATGTGGTGATATGACAGAAAATACACACGCGCCTTCACTCTTGACAGCTATCAGGCGCCTTCGTGCCGGGGGAGTTATTGTGCTTTATCCCGAAGGGTCTGTTACACGGCATCCCGAGCTGTGGCTTGACAGTTTCAATCCGGGATTTGTTCATTTGGCAAGCCTAACAGGCACACCCATTATTTGTGCGGCCCAGTGGGGTGCACAGAAAACTCTTCCTTATGGAAAAAAGTTACCAAAATTTGGGCTGCGCAATGCGTACAGTGTTGTATTTTGTGCCCCGGTGCATATTCCGAGAAAAAAGCTGTCAGATGAGGAGATTAAGCGCTTCAGTAACCTGATGAAGGAAAAAATTAATACAGCCCTTGCAGCTATCAGGTTATCCGATGAGACAGGCTTCATGCGACATGAAAGAGGGTGGGTTGCGCAATAA